Genomic window (Polyangiaceae bacterium):
CGAGGTCGCGAAGGCACCGTTCGCCGTTGAGTCGCTGCGCTTTGAGATGCGTTTCTATGCGGGAAATCTACCTGAGTTGCGTGTCGCCGTCTTCGCGGACGACGTCGAGGTCTGTCGTCAGAGTGTCTACCGTTCGATCCATACGATGCGTTGCGACCTTCAGGGGGCACCCGATGTGGTCCGTGTCGAGATCTCTGGCGCTCATGCAGGGTTCTCTTGGCAAGCCTGGGGTCGTGAGCGCTCCCCGTCGATCCGCCAGAAGGTTTGTGCCGTGTGACCCCGTTCAAGATGCGGCGAGCGTTGCTGCAATCTGCTAACAGTGCGCCAACATGACCTCCACGATGCGACTCGCGATGGTGCCTCTCAACGTGAGCCAGCTGCCCGCTGCTCAGGCCTTGTGCGACGCCTACGCGCGAGAGTGGCCCGAACAAAGCACGCTGAAACCTGCTGCAGCTGCACCCGACGGCACCGGCGTGACCCTCGATGGGGCGAAGTTCGCGGCCCTGATCAGCCTGAACACCGCGCCTATCCCGGCTTCGGATCTCGAACCCACCTATCGCGCCGCGCTGCACTGGCCCGAGGCGAAGCAGAGCATCGAAGGACACGTCGCGCACTTGGTCGTCACGGTCATCAGCGACGAGCTTGGCGCCATCGACGTGATGCTCGAACTGACCCGCGTCGTCGGTGCCTGTTTACTCACCAGCGAGGCTGCGGGCGTTTTTTGGGGGGGAGGTTCACTGGTCAACGGCGTGGACGCCTTCCTCGACGACGCACGGGAGATGAGCCGTGAATACCTCCCGCTCTACCTGTGGGTGCGCTTCGGCCTGATGCGCGACAAGAACAACACCGCCACGCTCTACACCCTGGGAATGGACCAGTTCGATCTGATGGAGGTCGAGTTCGTCCGCTCGAAGCTCGACCTCGAGACGCTCACCGATCGAGCATTCAACGTGGCTCATCACCTGCTCGACAACGGCGCTGTTCTCAGCGACCGCGACACCATCGGTCTCACCCCAAGCGAGCGCTTCCTCGTGCGTCACAGGCCCTCAGTCGTCGACCCCGACCGCACGGTGTACTCGCTGGCGCCGGCGAGAAAGTGAATCACCACGGAAACAACATCATGCTCAACATTACTGCTGCAGAAGGTAAGCTAGTCGAGAAGTTGTTGGCTTCCAAGTACGAGCGGGAAGTGCTCCGTGAGTACGTTCGCGTCTTGGAGGCGGGCAATGACACCCAGCGTGCTGGGCTGCTTCGCCTCATCGACCAGGCGATGCAGCCCGATGCGGACGCCTCAGAGTCTGGAGTCAGGATGCGGGAGGCTCGCGAAGCGCTGAGCGGTGCTGAAGCTGACTGGGCTGCGTTGGTGGGCGCACAGATCGTCGTGGAAAGCGCCGAGACGGAGTCCCTGCATCACCTCAGCCGTTGGCTAACCCTCGCTCTGCCCGCGCTGGACGTTGAATGGGAACTGGGGGATGCGCCGGTAGAGCATGGCACCACGCGCTACTTCGGCGACCCCGACCTTCCCGCTGACATGCCGTGGCCCACGTTGGCTGACTGCACCAAAGGATTCAAGGTATCCGCGGACGAGATCGATTTTCGCTCCCAATGTCGCTTCGTGTGTCAGATCGCTTTGGATGACCTGGCCCAGCTCCCCGGCTTCGCTCACCTCATGGGCCTCGGAATGCTCTCCGTTTTCTCCTTCGGTGAGGCCGAACGTTTTGGGATCTCCGAGGTCTGTGTCAAATGGATCCGCAAGGAAACTGATCTTGCTCGGCGAGCCCATCCGGACCTAGATGAGTTCAATCAACGCCTGCCGGATCGCAAGGTCCGGCTCAAGCCGAACATTAGCCTGCCGGAGGAGTACGAGGGCCCTTGGAGCGCGGATCTCGAGGTCGGCGATGGTTGCGAGCCGCCAGATTCTCCAGCGTCTCGCTTCGGGTTGTTGGGCCACACGCGTGCAACCACGGGCGATGACCCGAGCCCCGGCAAAGACTGGCAGCGCCTGTTCAGCCTGCCCGTAGACGAAGATGAAGTCGTTTGGCATACAGTTGCCATTCGCAACTCGGACCTGCAGCGCGGCGAACTGGACCAGTGGCGCGCGGTGTGGGTGGACATGGATGGCTGAGCATGACCGCGCCGAGGATCCCATGGAAAGCTCACTTCGAGTGGTACGAGCGTTGCCCTGGGGCAACAAGTGCTGAGCTGGCCGAACTCAAGAAAAGCTTGAGGCCGTTCCTCTCGGCCTAGATGGCAGTGGCAACTTCGCCGTGCTTGACGTGCGTGAGCCACCAGTCGTCGGCGAGTATCCAATTCTGCTCACGAGCGCCGGAAACCTCGGTTTCGAAGACGCGGCGCCGCTTGGTCAGAGCTTTCTCGAGTTTTGCGGCTGGACACGGCGCCTCGAGGAAGCGTTCGATGACTGAATAGCAAAGAGCGCACACGTCGAAGACGTGTGCGCTCTCATTGGGTTAGGCGCGTCCGCGATAGATCGAGTCGATGTGGAGCACGCGTTGGGGGTGTTTCAGCAAGCGGCGCTCGCGCTCGCTGTGGTTGAAGGCGTGAGAGCCCACGCCGTGGAGTGACTGGTGCGGACCCAGGGCGTCCACTAGCCGCTCCAAGGCACTCTCGGGCAGACCGCAGAGCGAGACGTCGAGCAGTTCGAGCGCTGGGTGTTGCTCGAGCAACGTAACGAGCGGGCTCACATCCGCGCGGAGCAGATTGGCTTGCTCCTCAAGGTCACGAGTCGAGAGGTACGTGCCGAGGTCGAAGCTTTTCAACTTCGGGCAGTGCTCGATCAGCGCCGCGACCAAGCCAGATAGGTCTGGTGAGTCGAGGCCAATCGAGCCGAGGTCCAAACGCTCGAGGTTCCCCAGCGCGCCACGGCGCACCAAGGTCTCGAACAGCTCGAGGCCGCGGTTGCCCAGGCGATTGAGCGACAACGAGAGCGAGACCAAGGAAGACGCAGTGGCTCCCCTGTGCGTCAACACGGACCCCAGCAGCTCGATGCTGCGCGGGCCAAAGCCGTTCGCCGAGGCGTACAGGTGACGCAAGCTGAGCGCACCGTCCGCCCGCAAGAAGCCATCCGCGAACGCCTGCATGCCCTCATCGAACAAACCGGTGTTGTGGACGTCGAGCAGGCAGAGCGCGGAGTTCTTCGCGAGCAAGTGCCCCAAGTGAGCTGCGCCCTCGGCGTGCAGCGGATTGCGTTTCAGCCACAGGGCACGAGCGTGCACGTTGTGCTCTAAAGCCCGGGCCATCACACCCATGTCCGCGCCGCTGATGCAGTTGCCCGCGAGGTACCACGTCTCGATCTCGAGCGCCGGGTCCTGCATCATTCCGGCGAACGCCAGCGCACCCTCACCCCCGGAACCCTCGCAAGCGATGTTATTTCCGAGGAGAAAATGGCGAATGGAGAAAGCGTCGGATGCTTTGCGGTGGCCGTTGGCAACTACCGCGTCGCGCAGCTTACCCACGTGAGCCGGACCCACGACTTGCTTGCACAAGTCCATACGCTGGTCGGGGAAGTACGCGCCGCGTGTGAACAAGAGCGGCGCCGTGCGTGGCCCCGTGGGAGCCGCGCCCAAGCGCTCCGGCTCGGCGAGGAAGCTGAAGAACGGCGCGAGCTCCGACCCGGGCGCTACCTCTACCGGCATCGGCAGGGGATAGCTGATCGCGTTGGAGACCGGCTGACCTTCGACGAAGCGCTGAGGACCGGGTGCGA
Coding sequences:
- a CDS encoding DUF4261 domain-containing protein, with product MTSTMRLAMVPLNVSQLPAAQALCDAYAREWPEQSTLKPAAAAPDGTGVTLDGAKFAALISLNTAPIPASDLEPTYRAALHWPEAKQSIEGHVAHLVVTVISDELGAIDVMLELTRVVGACLLTSEAAGVFWGGGSLVNGVDAFLDDAREMSREYLPLYLWVRFGLMRDKNNTATLYTLGMDQFDLMEVEFVRSKLDLETLTDRAFNVAHHLLDNGAVLSDRDTIGLTPSERFLVRHRPSVVDPDRTVYSLAPARK
- a CDS encoding aldo/keto reductase; this encodes MTTYQSISTSESEPPSIGSSRAPTEATVSTLSFGSYRLEGPRVSELVKLALTAGIRSIDTAELYKNEAAVFSAVRSFEDAHPESGPIRVSTKIYKSLLFEQTLRHVEQLAQRLGRPVDQVLLHRPLPFAMFRALSAAKERGFVHQIGVSNYTTERLTQLLLACDTTPDLRHRPTVNQVELHPFVGPVQPLLGLCRTEGIRVQAHTVLARGKLFDFAPLQALAARLGATPAAVMLRWAHQLGAELVIHSSQPAHLAEAIDVVSGSFVLSPRDMAEINGYYGAKTVRFYPQHATPTLDSELSEIIDTDEYVSAVAARLRADRTANAMGEPVSNAALSLPAGTNRELLTHPLANRIALELFPTDQSSGAERSYQRFRDLVRQLRSTAMAQLQGQPKAKKLSCSAGAHVAPGPQRFVEGQPVSNAISYPLPMPVEVAPGSELAPFFSFLAEPERLGAAPTGPRTAPLLFTRGAYFPDQRMDLCKQVVGPAHVGKLRDAVVANGHRKASDAFSIRHFLLGNNIACEGSGGEGALAFAGMMQDPALEIETWYLAGNCISGADMGVMARALEHNVHARALWLKRNPLHAEGAAHLGHLLAKNSALCLLDVHNTGLFDEGMQAFADGFLRADGALSLRHLYASANGFGPRSIELLGSVLTHRGATASSLVSLSLSLNRLGNRGLELFETLVRRGALGNLERLDLGSIGLDSPDLSGLVAALIEHCPKLKSFDLGTYLSTRDLEEQANLLRADVSPLVTLLEQHPALELLDVSLCGLPESALERLVDALGPHQSLHGVGSHAFNHSERERRLLKHPQRVLHIDSIYRGRA